CCTGGCTCTTAAGGAACAAATCGGCAATGTCCAAGGTAAAGCGGCGACGTTGCACTGTTTGGGAATACTCAAAGCCAATAGAGGAGAAATCGAAGAAGCGATCGCCCTTTTTCAACAATCCCTGGCTCTTAACGAACAAATCGGCGATGTCCAAGGTAAAGCGGCGACGTTGCAAAATTTGGGAAGTCTCAAAGCCAATAGAGGAGAAATCGAAGAAGCGATCGCCCTTTATCAACAATCCCTGGCTCTTAAGGAACAAATCGGCGATGTCCAAGGTAAAGCGGCGACGTTGCAAAATTTGGGAAGTCTCAAAGCCAATAGAGGAGAAATCGAAGAAGCGATCGCCCTTTTTCAACAATCCCTGGCTATCACTGAACAAATCGGCTATGTCCAAGGTCAGGCTATGACGCTGTGGTGGTTAGGGCATATTGCAGAGCAACAGGGTGATTATAATCAAGCACTAGATTATTTGCAGCCAGCCTGGGAGATATTGCAGCGTATCCAATCGCCTCATGCTAACAGTGTGGGGCAAATGGTAGCGAGAGTGCAAGATTTAATTCGTAATTCGTAATTACAGCAATTTTCAGGCAATAATCACCTATCCTCGTAGGGGCGCAAGGCCTTGCGCCCCGGATGCGTGGTATATTTGCCTGAGAATGTGTCTCTGAACTCCGCTGACGAAGCTTTTTACTCCGACGACGCAGCTTTTTACTCCGACGACGCAGCTTTTTACTCCGACGACGCAGCTTTTAACTCCGATGACGCAGCTTTTAACTCCGACGACGCAGCTTTTTACTCCGACGACGCAGCTTTTTACTCCGATGACGGAGCTTTTAACTCCGATGACGAGGCTTTTAACTCCGACGACGCAGCTTTTAACTCCGACGACGCAGCTTTTAACTCCGACGACGCAGCTTTTAACTCCGACGACGCAGCTTTTAACTCCGATGACGGAGCTTTTAACTCCGACGACGAGGCTTTTAACTCCGACGACGCAGCTTTTAACTCCATTAATGAGTCAACAGTAGGGTGCGTTATGAACTTTAGTCCTAACGCACCGAAAATCTCGATTGCTGCTACTGACTAACCCAGGAAAAATCTCGGTTGGTATGTTATAGCGATTATCGGTTGAGTCCAATACACTCGCAAGGGCACGGCAGTGCCGTGCCCCTACACGCGACGATATAATTTTGTATTGCATCCAACTGAGAACCGCTATATACCGTTTCACCAAAACTCTGATACATATAGAAGCCAGTAGGGGTTTAGCACTGCTAAACCCGGTTTAGCACTGCTAAACCCCTACCAACGTATTTGTATCATACTTAAAGTGAAATGGTATTAGCCTGCAGCCTAACGCACCCTACTGGGTGACTAAACCAAAGAATCAGGATCTACACCAAGGGATTTGAGACGTTCAGCCAGCATTTGAGCGCGTTGTTCTGCTTGTCGCATCCGTTCTTCTGGTGTTAAAAAGCGCTGACCTTGCTCGTCATACCAGTAAAGCCACTCACGGGTAACTCCTATATGTGTGCCCCGTTCACAGCCAATTCCTAAACCGATTTCCGGTAGCCAGACGGGATTTCCCCGCTGTAATTGATACTTCCCATTTACCAGCCGATACACCTCTAAAGGTGGTTTTCTCCGCCGCTGGGGATTATAAACGACATAATATAAAACCTCTAACTGAGCATAAAAATCTTTTTTGGTGCTGTATTCTCCGCGCCGTTGATGAGAAACCACCTCTAAGGTCATAATTGGTACGCGCTGTTCTTCCCAAAGAACATAACTTAAGCGCAAATCCTCATCGATAATTCGTTCAACACCGAGACTCAAAAATCCATCTGGTACAATCGCCGGCTGATTAGGATCGTAATAAATCCCCATATAAACGCCAAAGAACCAATCCATCCGGTCTGCCCATACCATACCTAAGATGATTTTGAGTAAACCGGAAATTAAATTTTGTAATTCGTTATCCACGGGGCTATCGTCAGAATCAAGCAAATCCTCAGCGGAGGGTAAGCAGTCTAGCGGATCGTACTGTAGCATGATCTGATGGCCATTTTCCTTAACTCAACCGTATTGCCATATATATTGTAGGGGCACGGCACTGCCGTGCCCGTACCGCGTTGTCTATTTACCTGAAAACTGCTGTAATGTCTCGCTCCCATGCTCTGCGTGGGAGCGAGATATAAGAGGCTCCGCCTCAAGGACGGATGAGTATTGCCATATATATATATTGTAAGGGCACGGCAGTGCCGTGCCCCTACCGCGTTGTCTATTTACCTGAAACCCTACTGACGATTAACCATCGCCACAATAGTAGATAAAGGTACTTCTGCAAAATACTGGCGCTGAAATTGTTCTTCTTGAATGGCGGCTAAAAATTTGGCAATCGCCGCCTCAATAATAGTTTCGCAAGTGCTGCTAGAATCATAACTAATTTGCAAATAACGGTCTTGTAATTGGACTGTGAAACCTAAATATTTTAATGCTTTGATTCCCACATATAATGTTTGGTCGCTGATGCCAATTTTATTTAACAGTTCGACGCGGGTAACTAGTTGATTTGTGCGACTCAAATATTTAGCCAGTCCCACCAATGTACGCCAAATTTCTGTTTGTGGTTGATGGTTGGGTTTATTCCAATTCAGGGCTAATTGTTGTTGATTGTAAAGCGATTTTTTCCACCACACCCGTAAATCATCCCAACTAGTGGGACAGTCTTCCATCACTAAAGTTGACTGCTGATTGTTAATTGTTGACTGTTCTTGATTCCGCCAGTCGAGGATATTTGCTGATGTCTGAGTGCTAAATCCTGAATTAACACTGGGACGGACAGCAATTAATCTGATTTCGTAGCGTTTTTTAACTGTGTTATAGTCTATTTCGGCGATGCAATCACATTTACCAATGGGTAATTCATCTTTATAATGTCCCCACCAAATACCCGGAAAGGGACTGCGAGTGGAATCATCGCGAATGTCAAATTCGGTTTTAATATACTGTATCTTTTTACCTTTATAATCTTCCTGATTGCGATGCCAAGTATTTTCAAACCAGCAGTTTTGAATCAGTAATTTGGGGACAGGATTACCCATTCCACAAGGTTCTAAAATTTTGAATTCTAAAAACAGTTCTTGCCCTAAATCTGCTACTGTAACTACTAAATCTGCTTGCACTGTTGGCGTCAGACTTTGACCACCTAAAGATAGTCGTAATTGGTGGTTAATTGCTGCAGTAAATAAAGGAATATTCTCCACCAACAAACTCAACCCCGCAGCAAAGGGATGTCCACCAAAGCGATGCAATAAATGTGCTTGGTCTTTCACCAATTGGTATAAATCTACCCCATTCACCGAACGAGCGGAACCACGGGCTAGGGATTGCACTTCGGCTCCGCTCAGTGACCAGGGATTGGGGATTGCACTTCTGGTGCGGACGCTACGCGAACGGCTCCGCTCTGTTACCAGGGATTGCACTTCGGCTCCGCTCAGTGACCAGGGATTGGGGATTTGGGATTGCACTTCGGCTCCGCTCAGTGACCAGGGATTGGGGATTGGGGATTGGGAAGAATCTTCCCCAGTCCCCTTGTATCCTTGTCCCCCAGTCCCCAGCCCCCAGTCCCCAGTCCCCACTCCCTCAGAACTCAACAAAATCGTTGGGCGTCCTGTCTCCTGTGCTACTTGTCCGGCGACTAAGCCTAAGACGCCCACAGGCCATTGGGTATCTTCGAGGACAATAACGCTGGTGGTGGATAAGTCTATCTGGGCAAGCTTTTGAGCTACTTGGGTTTGGACATCTTTCTGTAATGACTTGCGGCGAGAGTTTGCTAGTTCGGTCATTTCTGCGAGTTGATTGCAGTATTGAATATCTCTGCTGGTGAGCAATTCTACGCAAAAACTAGCATCGCCTTGGATGCGACTGACTGCATTAATGCGCGGCCCTAAACCGAAGGAAATATCTGTGGGGCGATCGCCACTTTTCTGGCATAATTCTAATAATCGCCCTACCCCTGGTCGTCGTCGCGCTGCAGGTGGTTGTTTGAAGTCTGCTTGCAGTTGTTGAATTCCCAATTGAGCTAAATAGCGACAGTCTCCACTTAGCTGCACTAAGTCAGCAATTAAGCCTATAGCCACTAAGTCTACTAAATCGGCTAACGGCTGTTGGGGGACATCTGGCAAGGTTTGATACAATGCTTCCACCAATTTATACGCCACCGCGACCCCAGATAGATGAAATAGCTGATGTTCATTGGGTAAATTGCGGGGGTTGATCATCGCCGTCACAGGTGGACGTTCTGCGGGTAAGGTGTGATGGTCTGTAACTATGACATCAATACCCAGCTGTTTTGCATAAGTAATTTCATCTATATTTGTACTGCCAGTGTCGCAAGTAATAATTAATGTAAAACCTTGTTTAGCTAACAGTTCAATTCCTGAATTATTGAGTCCATGAGATTCTTTTAGACGATTGGGAATGTAATAAGTTAACTGAGTATTTTGCTGAAAGAATTGTCCCAAACCATCCCACAAAACTGCAGTGGAAGTAATGCCATCAGCATCAAAATCACCCCAAATAGCAATTTTATCACCAGCATAGCGTGCTTGTTGTAGCCTTTCCATTGCCAAATGCATTTCTTGTCCAAACTCAAAAGGACTGGCTGGTTGATAAGTTTTATGATTAATAAAAGCTGCTAATTTTAATTCATCTTTAATTCCCCGTTGCCATAATAATTGAGCAGCAAAAATTCCATTTGATGCAGGTACATACCGTTTCACCACTTCGATAAACCACTCTGGAGGTTGTTCAGTTACTGTTAGAATCCACTGCATTTTTATTAGGGATAGGAGTAAGGAGTAATGAGTAAGGAGTAAGGAGTAAGGAGTAAGGAGTAAGGAGTAAGGAGTAAGGAGTAAGGAGTTAGGAGTTAGGAGTTAGGAGTTAGGAGTTAGGAGTTAGGAGTTAGGAGTTAGGAGTAATGAGTAATGAGTAATGAGTAAGGAGTAATGAGCAATGAGTTTGGAGTTTACAGCAGTTTTCAGGTATTTAGACCACACCTCGATATCTGTATTTCTTTCTTCCTTCCCTACGGGACGCTCCGCGAATGCGCCTACTCTTCGAGAACGCTTCGCGAATGCGCCTTCTCTGCGAGACGCTGCGCGTTCGCGGAGCGTCTCGTAGAGAATGCGTGAGATATAAAAATGTGGTTCATTTACCTGAAAATCGCTGTACAGTGGGTAGGGGCGGGTTAACGAGTTTATCTGTGGGTAGACTACATTCTTAATAAACCCGCCTGTACAGGAGTTTGGGAGTTGAGACTGACAAATAACAAATGACAAATGACAAATGACAAATGACAAATGACAAATGACAAATGACAAATGACCTATTCATCATTAATAGTTAAATCAATAGGAGGTTCATTTACTAAGGGATTAAGGACTACTTCACCAGAAATTCCTTCAGACTTACGGGTACGCATGGTAGGACGAGAACGGCGATAACCTGCGCGTTCGGCTTTTTGATGTTCATAATCTATCAGTCTGCCATAATATGGATGCTTACTTAAATTCATTGATAAGAAAATATGCTGACGGACATTACCAAAACCTTTGCGGTTGAAAAATTTCACTGCTGGGATATTAGCAGGATCGGTATCTACTAACATAAACCGCGCTCCGTCTTCAATCATGCGGGCGACGACTTTATCAACTAATTTATCTGCTACACCCCGACGCTGAAATTTGGGATTAACCGCTAACCAAATAATATATCCATAAGTCCAGGATGCTTTAGTAATGATGGTTCCCAAAATAAATCCTGCGAGTTCCTCATCTATTTCAGCAACGAGACAGTATTCTGGATCTGTGTTGTAAAGTCCAATCACTTCCCATTCGTCCCAGGTGCGATATAAATAAGGATAGCGATCGCTTGTAAATAATTCTTCCCCCAAATGATAAACAGGGGCTATGTCATCAATTCCTAAATCGCGCACATACGCCGCGTCCATATCATCAAAGTTCGTCATAATTGTCAAAAGTGATATTTATTGCTATCCAACTAGTTATCAAAGTGATATTTCTTCGATGTTCTCGAAAGTTGGTAAGGAGTTCCTCTCTATATCCATAATTTGTATACGTTCACAGCGAGCGGCAAATGGACAATCATCACAGACTTTACTACCTTCTGGTAATTGTGGAAATTGTACTTTATTTTGATACAGTTGGAGCAAATTAGTTAATTGAGTTAACAGTTGATTTAACTTCTTGGCTGTGCGCTTGTGTTGGGCAGTATTGTAACTAAAATTAATATTTTGCGGTTTTCCTTTAGACTGAACAAACCAGTATGTCATAGAAATATTTTCGGGTACATATTCACTAGTTTCGGCTAACAAGTACATATATAGCCGTGTTTGCCAATTCTGTTCTAATTTGCGTTTATTTTCTGGTTTGGGATAAGTTTTCCAGTCGAGGATTTGGGCTTGCTGATGATCTGCAATCAATAAATCATAGACAACTGTGAGTAAATAGTCTTGAAATTGCAAGGTGCGGTAGTGTTCACTTTCTCGGAAAGTTTGCTGATTGCTGGGAGGGTTTAAAATTTCTGGTGCTACATTTGCAAAGGCTGTCATCCAGGTTTGTAATTGGGTATCCTCTTGCAATAAGCTATGAATTGGTAAACCCATTTCTCGCTGCTGCATTAGCAGGTGAAAGCGACTACCCAAAGTTTGCCGTTCCTCGTATTCTGGATTTGCGGGAGAATGGAGTTGTTCTAAGTAGGCGTGTTGGAACTGACGGGGACAACGTTCTAGGAGGTTAAGTTGTCCTTGAGAAATGCGTAATAGTTGAAGTTGAGTTGATAGCATACTTATATTTTAGATATGCTATCGGTTAAAATGTTGTATAAAACCACAAATCAATTTTTGTAGAACTGGCTCTGCTACCCTACGGTCATTGAAAATGGTGCAAGATATCAGATAAAATGTTATACAAAACCACCAAGACACGAAGATCATGATTAGCCAAGGAGATTACTATATTTCCCCCGAAGAATATCTAGAGAGCGAGAAATTCAGTCAAATTAAACACGAATATATTGATGGGCAAGTTTACGCAATGGCTGGTGCCAGCGATGCCCATGTTACCGTAACAGGAAACCTGTTTTCCATACTGCGAAACCATTTGCGGGGTAGTGGTTGCCGTGTTTATATGCTAGATATGAAAGCGCAAATTGAATCCATTAATCGCTATTTCTACCCAGATGTAATGGTAACATGCGATGCCAGGGATAAGGAATTTAAATATTTTAAGTCTTATCCTTCCTTGATCGTCGAAGTCCTTTCTGAGTCAACAGAAAGCTTTGACAGAGGTAAGAAATTTGCTAGCTACCGACATTTAGATTCACTACAGGAATACGTACTAATTTCGTCAGACAGAATGAGTGTGGATTGTTTCCGTCGCAATGAGAAAGGAAGGTGGGAACTTTTCGCTTATGGGAAGGATGATGAGGTGAATTTAGCGAGCGTTGATTTTTCTTGTCCCATAGCAGCGCTATATGAAGATGTGACGTTGGTAGAGGATGATGTTGCTTGAGATAATATTTCTGAGTTGATTATTTTTGACTCTGAAGTAATGTGTCAACGGTTTGAATTTGACTGTTACTAAATGCTGCTTGCTGGAGATTGGTTAAAAAGGTGCGATCGCTATATCGAGAATCCAAATTTATCGCTTTAGCATAAACTTGTTTAGCCGTATTTTTATCGCCATAATCCCAATAAGAAATAGCACCAGCAACTAAAGGATGAGGATTATTTGGTTCCAGAGTAACAGCACGATTAGCGCAAGCAATAGCTAACTTATAAATTTGCAGACGATGTAATGCTAAACTTAAATTATAATAAGCAATTTCATTATCTGGCTTAAGAATTGCTGCCCAAGTGTGAACTATCACCGCAGCCGTTAAATTACTATCGACTAGATAAACAATTCCCAAAGCATTGTAAGCAGGAACAAAAAAAGGCTTTTGATATATAGCTTGTAATAAAGATTGCGCCGCTGCTTGTTCCCTTTTAGCCAAATGCAATGTCCAACCCAAATTAACTCGTCCCATAGTATTTTCAGGTTCGAGTTCTACTGATTTTTGCATCGCCTCAATTGCCTGAGCATATCTGCCTTGTTGACGATACAATAATCCTAATTGTCGATAATCACTGGCTTTAGTTGCAGCATTAGCTAATTGGGCGCTGAAGGAGAAATTCAATAATAAACAGGCAAAAATTGCCACATTTTGTTTGAGCATCAGTTATATCCTCATCAGGTTTATTGTCACCTCCAGGTATGATAATTCTAAAATAGGGGATAAACCTTGTAAAATATAGTGTTTACTCCAACATTTCTGG
The Gloeotrichia echinulata CP02 DNA segment above includes these coding regions:
- a CDS encoding Uma2 family endonuclease, which gives rise to MLQYDPLDCLPSAEDLLDSDDSPVDNELQNLISGLLKIILGMVWADRMDWFFGVYMGIYYDPNQPAIVPDGFLSLGVERIIDEDLRLSYVLWEEQRVPIMTLEVVSHQRRGEYSTKKDFYAQLEVLYYVVYNPQRRRKPPLEVYRLVNGKYQLQRGNPVWLPEIGLGIGCERGTHIGVTREWLYWYDEQGQRFLTPEERMRQAEQRAQMLAERLKSLGVDPDSLV
- a CDS encoding DHH family phosphoesterase — its product is MQWILTVTEQPPEWFIEVVKRYVPASNGIFAAQLLWQRGIKDELKLAAFINHKTYQPASPFEFGQEMHLAMERLQQARYAGDKIAIWGDFDADGITSTAVLWDGLGQFFQQNTQLTYYIPNRLKESHGLNNSGIELLAKQGFTLIITCDTGSTNIDEITYAKQLGIDVIVTDHHTLPAERPPVTAMINPRNLPNEHQLFHLSGVAVAYKLVEALYQTLPDVPQQPLADLVDLVAIGLIADLVQLSGDCRYLAQLGIQQLQADFKQPPAARRRPGVGRLLELCQKSGDRPTDISFGLGPRINAVSRIQGDASFCVELLTSRDIQYCNQLAEMTELANSRRKSLQKDVQTQVAQKLAQIDLSTTSVIVLEDTQWPVGVLGLVAGQVAQETGRPTILLSSEGVGTGDWGLGTGGQGYKGTGEDSSQSPIPNPWSLSGAEVQSQIPNPWSLSGAEVQSLVTERSRSRSVRTRSAIPNPWSLSGAEVQSLARGSARSVNGVDLYQLVKDQAHLLHRFGGHPFAAGLSLLVENIPLFTAAINHQLRLSLGGQSLTPTVQADLVVTVADLGQELFLEFKILEPCGMGNPVPKLLIQNCWFENTWHRNQEDYKGKKIQYIKTEFDIRDDSTRSPFPGIWWGHYKDELPIGKCDCIAEIDYNTVKKRYEIRLIAVRPSVNSGFSTQTSANILDWRNQEQSTINNQQSTLVMEDCPTSWDDLRVWWKKSLYNQQQLALNWNKPNHQPQTEIWRTLVGLAKYLSRTNQLVTRVELLNKIGISDQTLYVGIKALKYLGFTVQLQDRYLQISYDSSSTCETIIEAAIAKFLAAIQEEQFQRQYFAEVPLSTIVAMVNRQ
- a CDS encoding GNAT family N-acetyltransferase is translated as MTNFDDMDAAYVRDLGIDDIAPVYHLGEELFTSDRYPYLYRTWDEWEVIGLYNTDPEYCLVAEIDEELAGFILGTIITKASWTYGYIIWLAVNPKFQRRGVADKLVDKVVARMIEDGARFMLVDTDPANIPAVKFFNRKGFGNVRQHIFLSMNLSKHPYYGRLIDYEHQKAERAGYRRSRPTMRTRKSEGISGEVVLNPLVNEPPIDLTINDE
- a CDS encoding PD-(D/E)XK nuclease family protein, producing MLSTQLQLLRISQGQLNLLERCPRQFQHAYLEQLHSPANPEYEERQTLGSRFHLLMQQREMGLPIHSLLQEDTQLQTWMTAFANVAPEILNPPSNQQTFRESEHYRTLQFQDYLLTVVYDLLIADHQQAQILDWKTYPKPENKRKLEQNWQTRLYMYLLAETSEYVPENISMTYWFVQSKGKPQNINFSYNTAQHKRTAKKLNQLLTQLTNLLQLYQNKVQFPQLPEGSKVCDDCPFAARCERIQIMDIERNSLPTFENIEEISL
- a CDS encoding Uma2 family endonuclease encodes the protein MMISQGDYYISPEEYLESEKFSQIKHEYIDGQVYAMAGASDAHVTVTGNLFSILRNHLRGSGCRVYMLDMKAQIESINRYFYPDVMVTCDARDKEFKYFKSYPSLIVEVLSESTESFDRGKKFASYRHLDSLQEYVLISSDRMSVDCFRRNEKGRWELFAYGKDDEVNLASVDFSCPIAALYEDVTLVEDDVA
- a CDS encoding tetratricopeptide repeat protein — encoded protein: MLKQNVAIFACLLLNFSFSAQLANAATKASDYRQLGLLYRQQGRYAQAIEAMQKSVELEPENTMGRVNLGWTLHLAKREQAAAQSLLQAIYQKPFFVPAYNALGIVYLVDSNLTAAVIVHTWAAILKPDNEIAYYNLSLALHRLQIYKLAIACANRAVTLEPNNPHPLVAGAISYWDYGDKNTAKQVYAKAINLDSRYSDRTFLTNLQQAAFSNSQIQTVDTLLQSQK